Proteins from one Desulfonema limicola genomic window:
- a CDS encoding tyrosine-type recombinase/integrase → MIRFKSFLSKHFEDFLVYRMDAGYKYGRLRWYLSTLDQYLAETGVKINQVTPGFLLDFRSRLKGEPGTANRVFIILKAFFDYLIRIDFIKENPFKEIPLLREKSYIPFVFSPDQVDEILKNLQMNIRKTNPHLFLADLAAYNALLMTARCGMRISEPLGLKDKDFRTEERTVYIEKTKFHKDRLIPVPDAVAVSIENFLAVRNTVLDSRSCKNLLCACKGPASKGLVYRAFHRAVKDAGIKRTKQNAGNTTFGHTRVHSFRHSFAVNTLKDACERGLLPENVLPVLAAYMGHSDYRYTMKYLKVIDAEHFGGWADFCIFKRDREGA, encoded by the coding sequence ATGATACGATTTAAGAGTTTTCTTTCAAAGCATTTTGAGGATTTCCTTGTTTACCGCATGGATGCAGGATATAAATACGGACGGCTGAGGTGGTATCTTTCCACCCTGGATCAATACCTGGCAGAAACCGGTGTAAAAATAAACCAGGTAACACCAGGCTTTCTGCTGGATTTTCGCAGCCGGTTAAAAGGAGAGCCTGGAACTGCCAACCGGGTATTTATCATATTAAAAGCCTTTTTCGACTATCTGATCCGCATTGATTTCATTAAAGAGAATCCTTTTAAAGAGATTCCTTTGCTGCGTGAGAAATCTTATATACCTTTCGTGTTTTCCCCTGATCAGGTTGATGAGATACTGAAAAACCTGCAAATGAATATAAGAAAAACAAATCCGCATTTATTTCTCGCAGACCTGGCAGCCTATAACGCACTCCTGATGACGGCCCGGTGCGGGATGAGAATATCCGAACCGCTGGGATTAAAGGATAAGGATTTTCGCACTGAAGAGAGGACAGTCTATATTGAAAAAACCAAATTCCATAAAGACAGACTGATACCTGTTCCAGATGCCGTAGCTGTCAGTATTGAAAACTTTCTGGCTGTAAGAAACACGGTTCTTGACAGCAGATCATGCAAAAATCTCTTATGCGCCTGCAAAGGACCAGCTTCAAAAGGGCTTGTTTACAGGGCATTTCACAGGGCTGTAAAAGATGCCGGTATCAAAAGAACCAAACAAAACGCCGGAAATACAACCTTCGGGCATACCCGTGTTCACAGCTTTCGCCACAGCTTTGCGGTTAATACACTGAAGGATGCCTGTGAGCGGGGACTTCTGCCTGAAAATGTACTGCCTGTTCTTGCCGCATACATGGGACACAGCGACTACCGCTATACAATGAAATATCTCAAAGTCATTGATGCAGAACATTTTGGAGGATGGGCAGACTTCTGCATCTTTAAAAGAGACAGGGAGGGAGCATGA
- a CDS encoding tyrosine-type recombinase/integrase, translating to MDKPGKKYTDSAMQDFLELISQYLLYIKRTRPPGIERQKRILKVLNDLVLSLVKLGIAADAVRIPDIDLYLKKTCQGLSSGTTRDNRSIIRAFLRYLYHEHRLYEKDISVQLISAPVFNQDNPPRFLRTEEVSRLFAAASLSTPKDLRTNAILHLAFSSGLRPVETAKITLDDIAFKQGELSVPSRKGVNPAVFPLSEDTVKAVTAYIIGARPESRARELFLGLYPPYEPVTVYVIRSSISQLMRKAGVLGTPYSLRHTYAQNLLESGASIYEIKEMLGHDSLKSTKKYLHVDIKLMRKVLFNDTI from the coding sequence ATGGATAAACCAGGAAAAAAATACACAGACAGCGCCATGCAGGATTTTTTGGAGCTGATTTCACAATACCTGCTCTATATAAAAAGAACCCGTCCCCCTGGTATTGAACGGCAGAAGCGGATTTTAAAGGTTCTCAATGACCTGGTTTTATCCCTGGTTAAACTCGGGATTGCGGCAGATGCGGTAAGAATCCCGGATATTGACCTTTATTTGAAAAAAACATGCCAGGGCCTTTCATCCGGAACAACCAGGGATAACAGGTCAATAATAAGGGCATTTCTGCGGTATCTTTATCACGAACACAGGCTGTATGAAAAAGACATATCTGTTCAGCTGATTTCAGCACCAGTGTTTAACCAGGATAATCCGCCCAGATTTCTGCGGACTGAAGAAGTCAGCCGTCTGTTTGCTGCTGCAAGTCTTTCCACACCAAAAGATCTGCGTACAAATGCCATACTGCATCTTGCGTTTTCAAGCGGTTTGAGACCTGTTGAAACAGCAAAAATCACCCTGGATGACATCGCATTTAAACAGGGAGAACTTTCAGTTCCGTCAAGAAAAGGTGTCAACCCTGCTGTTTTTCCTCTTTCCGAGGATACTGTAAAAGCTGTTACTGCCTATATTATCGGTGCCAGACCTGAAAGCAGGGCAAGAGAACTTTTTCTCGGACTTTATCCGCCATATGAACCGGTTACTGTTTATGTAATCAGGTCGAGTATAAGTCAGCTTATGAGAAAAGCCGGTGTTTTGGGCACTCCATACAGTCTCAGGCATACTTACGCACAAAATCTTCTTGAAAGCGGTGCGTCAATATATGAAATCAAGGAGATGCTCGGTCATGACAGCCTGAAAAGCACGAAAAAGTACCTGCATGTTGACATTAAACTTATGAGAAAGGTTTTGTTCAATGATACGATTTAA
- the traC gene encoding type IV secretion system protein TraC → MNWKHKQTGNITGESTVKNLELILNLDLPEDTVIQFILFADPRIQPLLTILAEKGNPGTGGDYRQLTGEWIRRYTAYLNEHSKTGFDRSVPVPVRNFRLYLAVKIPYNDYDATVGLFRDRRDAITGLLNSSGFHPRTGDAGTLLNLVRFCYNPDYSYKNQEYTPYNDHMWIHRQVIRKSTEIEWLKGSGDSLCIDGKQIGVYSVAGYPNELDLFDNLFLLGNIFSRNLEQIVCPFIFSMSFINRDFNDAIRKKSGIMLAQKAAGSMAPKLRKKQEEFLQAVMAIEDNVKFRGVMFSVVLFTDDEEKKAKTESVLKGLWRQKGYDIQEETMIALPVFMSSMPFGLVNHHATRERLKRIDLAPVRTIAEFIPSQADWKGTPDPALFLVSRRGQLIGLDLFSSNTNYNCAISAASGSGKSFFSQYLIISYLRMGATIRIIDVGRSYMKMCKIFNGDYIEFTKDKKANLCINPFSIVADIKQDMQMLLPMLEKMAKPKMGCDDYELSVLREAITRAYEKYGEDTTVAKVSEVLLEKKDERRNNLGQALQNYGPDGEYGRWFEGKSTLKSSDVPLQILELEELNSDKHLRAIVLMYIIYQTTQTMYFGDRHQKKLIIIDEAWDLFGGDEGAGAASFIQTCYRRARKYNGSVITITQSVKDYYMNDSTEAMLANAAFWFFLHQKEEEISQVVADNRLTLSDFMVEYIKSVHTITGKYSEVYIKTDDSGGIGRLFVDPFTYALFTTNPGESQYIYDLLDSGMSVSDAITEAVESDFGRSQKRIGQ, encoded by the coding sequence ATGAACTGGAAACATAAGCAAACTGGAAACATAACCGGTGAAAGCACGGTTAAAAATCTGGAACTTATTCTCAATCTTGATTTGCCTGAAGATACAGTCATACAATTTATCCTGTTTGCAGATCCCCGCATACAACCTCTTTTAACCATTCTTGCTGAAAAAGGAAATCCGGGAACAGGAGGAGATTACAGGCAGCTTACAGGAGAGTGGATCAGGCGATACACCGCATATCTGAACGAACATTCAAAAACAGGTTTTGACAGGTCTGTGCCTGTTCCTGTGAGAAATTTCAGGCTTTATCTGGCGGTTAAGATTCCCTATAATGATTATGATGCCACTGTGGGTCTTTTTCGTGACCGTAGAGATGCTATAACAGGACTGCTTAACAGCAGCGGTTTTCATCCCCGGACAGGTGATGCTGGAACACTTCTCAACCTGGTCAGGTTCTGCTATAACCCTGATTATTCTTATAAAAACCAGGAATATACTCCCTATAATGACCATATGTGGATACACAGGCAGGTAATACGCAAATCCACAGAGATTGAGTGGCTCAAAGGTTCAGGAGATTCCCTTTGCATAGATGGAAAGCAGATCGGGGTTTACTCTGTTGCAGGTTATCCCAATGAGCTTGATCTGTTTGACAATCTTTTCCTTCTTGGAAACATCTTCAGCCGCAACCTTGAACAGATTGTGTGCCCTTTTATATTTTCCATGTCATTTATAAACCGCGATTTTAATGATGCAATCAGGAAAAAATCAGGCATTATGCTGGCACAGAAAGCTGCCGGTTCAATGGCTCCCAAGCTCAGGAAAAAACAGGAGGAATTTCTCCAGGCTGTCATGGCTATTGAGGATAATGTAAAATTCAGGGGAGTCATGTTTTCTGTTGTGCTTTTTACAGATGATGAGGAAAAAAAAGCTAAAACCGAATCCGTGCTAAAAGGTCTGTGGCGGCAGAAAGGGTATGACATCCAGGAAGAAACCATGATTGCCCTGCCTGTTTTCATGTCATCAATGCCCTTCGGCCTGGTCAATCATCATGCAACCCGTGAACGACTGAAAAGAATTGACCTTGCTCCTGTAAGAACCATTGCAGAATTCATTCCGTCACAGGCTGACTGGAAAGGCACGCCTGACCCGGCACTTTTCCTGGTTTCACGCAGGGGGCAGCTTATCGGCCTTGATCTGTTCAGTAGCAATACCAATTATAACTGCGCCATATCAGCAGCATCAGGAAGTGGAAAATCCTTTTTTTCCCAATACCTGATTATATCCTATTTGAGAATGGGAGCAACCATTCGCATTATTGATGTGGGCCGGAGCTATATGAAGATGTGCAAGATTTTCAACGGCGATTATATTGAATTTACCAAAGATAAAAAGGCTAATCTGTGCATCAATCCTTTTTCCATTGTTGCTGATATTAAACAGGATATGCAGATGCTTCTGCCCATGCTGGAAAAAATGGCAAAGCCCAAGATGGGATGCGATGATTATGAACTTTCTGTGCTGCGGGAGGCCATTACACGCGCCTATGAGAAATATGGTGAAGACACTACGGTAGCAAAGGTTTCAGAAGTGTTACTGGAGAAAAAGGATGAACGGCGAAACAATCTGGGTCAGGCTCTGCAAAATTATGGACCTGACGGGGAATACGGCAGATGGTTTGAAGGTAAAAGCACCCTGAAAAGTTCTGATGTTCCCCTTCAGATACTTGAACTTGAAGAACTCAACAGTGACAAGCATCTACGGGCTATTGTTCTGATGTATATCATTTATCAGACCACCCAGACCATGTATTTTGGAGACCGTCATCAGAAAAAACTGATTATCATAGACGAAGCCTGGGATCTGTTTGGAGGAGACGAAGGAGCCGGGGCTGCATCATTTATCCAGACTTGTTACCGCCGCGCACGTAAATACAACGGCAGCGTTATTACCATTACCCAGTCTGTTAAAGACTACTATATGAACGATTCCACTGAGGCCATGCTTGCCAATGCTGCATTCTGGTTTTTCCTTCACCAGAAAGAGGAAGAGATCAGCCAGGTAGTTGCTGACAACAGGCTGACCCTGTCTGATTTCATGGTGGAATACATCAAAAGCGTACACACAATAACAGGGAAATACTCTGAGGTTTATATCAAAACAGATGATTCAGGTGGCATTGGCCGACTTTTTGTTGATCCCTTTACCTATGCACTGTTTACCACAAATCCCGGAGAATCCCAGTACATTTATGACCTGCTTGACAGCGGCATGTCAGTCAGCGATGCAATAACAGAGGCAGTTGAAAGTGATTTCGGACGAAGCCAAAAAAGGATTGGGCAATGA
- a CDS encoding S26 family signal peptidase, translating into MKNMIVKFFKTNLREYFTLETLKNSFSPGALKKRFSLKKLIISLLIPAFLAVLYALSPIGFGAALDTKSVNCQAFLYHKKPYPHPPVKDDYVLFRFKEGDLSPEYYDVFKDMRLIKKVGCAPGSFLECQFNTCRCDGMTIVNSIAEKFSSQVWTYSGVIPPGQIFLIGDHDSSYDGRYWGLVPEANLVGVVNKCLMKRKPE; encoded by the coding sequence ATGAAAAATATGATTGTAAAATTTTTTAAAACTAACCTGCGAGAGTATTTCACTCTGGAAACCTTGAAAAATAGTTTTTCTCCGGGCGCACTGAAAAAAAGATTCAGCCTGAAAAAACTGATTATTTCACTGCTCATACCTGCTTTTCTGGCAGTTCTGTATGCTTTAAGCCCCATTGGCTTTGGCGCGGCTCTGGATACGAAAAGTGTAAACTGTCAGGCATTCCTGTACCATAAAAAACCGTATCCACATCCTCCTGTTAAGGACGATTATGTACTGTTCCGGTTTAAAGAAGGTGATCTTTCTCCTGAATACTATGATGTTTTTAAGGATATGCGTCTGATTAAAAAGGTTGGTTGCGCTCCGGGCAGTTTTCTTGAATGCCAGTTCAATACATGCAGATGCGACGGCATGACCATAGTAAACAGCATTGCAGAAAAATTTTCATCTCAGGTCTGGACATATTCAGGTGTGATTCCGCCTGGACAGATTTTCCTTATCGGAGATCATGATTCATCCTATGACGGCAGATACTGGGGCCTTGTTCCTGAAGCCAATCTTGTGGGAGTTGTAAATAAATGCCTGATGAAAAGAAAACCGGAATGA
- the traF gene encoding conjugal transfer protein TraF, producing the protein MPDEKKTGMKYLICFALSLIIVSSAGASPDLKHYPNLSKTILNTEDNREQEDIIFWDDLKRGWFYYEKTDSDNDTQKDRDDKDLIINWKAFKELTAKETNEAINELKDYAVSNPTKINIQNYMVAQKIATKKAHTFMTVWMDVLRDHPLLDETVKRPASSFVSFNLANAKSRATDMIINELAQDPDMGLVIFYTQDNYYSSIQMPIIKRLLEKTGWQPSRFISVQENPDAAQKFGIETIPEIWLAAKDGRKARVTAGARTADVIKENIVAAYERMTGNQLIKDPFQFQDTELYQQIETR; encoded by the coding sequence ATGCCTGATGAAAAGAAAACCGGAATGAAATACCTGATATGTTTCGCACTCTCATTGATAATAGTTTCTTCAGCAGGTGCATCGCCTGATCTGAAACATTATCCCAATCTTTCAAAGACAATTTTGAATACAGAGGATAACCGGGAGCAGGAAGACATAATTTTCTGGGATGACCTGAAACGGGGATGGTTTTACTATGAAAAGACGGATTCTGATAATGATACTCAGAAAGACAGGGATGACAAAGACCTGATTATCAACTGGAAAGCCTTTAAAGAGCTGACCGCAAAAGAAACAAATGAAGCAATAAATGAACTGAAAGATTATGCAGTTAGCAATCCCACGAAAATCAATATTCAGAATTATATGGTGGCCCAGAAGATTGCCACAAAAAAAGCCCATACTTTTATGACAGTATGGATGGATGTATTAAGGGACCATCCCTTACTGGATGAAACAGTCAAGCGACCGGCATCTTCATTTGTATCCTTTAATCTTGCAAATGCAAAAAGCCGGGCCACTGACATGATTATCAATGAACTGGCTCAAGACCCGGATATGGGGCTGGTCATTTTCTATACCCAGGACAATTATTATTCATCCATCCAGATGCCCATTATCAAACGATTGCTGGAAAAAACAGGCTGGCAGCCATCCAGATTTATAAGTGTTCAGGAAAACCCGGATGCAGCTCAAAAGTTCGGTATTGAGACCATACCTGAAATCTGGCTTGCAGCAAAGGACGGAAGAAAAGCCAGGGTAACAGCAGGTGCAAGAACAGCCGATGTGATTAAAGAAAATATTGTTGCAGCCTATGAACGCATGACTGGAAATCAATTGATTAAAGACCCTTTTCAATTCCAGGACACGGAACTGTATCAGCAGATTGAAACCCGGTGA
- the traF gene encoding conjugal transfer protein TraF: MNRTVLITFIFLFQYLVSAFDASAQEKNPDIIRNMAIDEYFGLILFYRTGCGSCNEQYPVFQDFVRFNQWKPFKTIDVQDNPWAAVKFEVETVPEIWLVTEDGKIIRISSGFAPPDLIRNNILSAYYRAYA; encoded by the coding sequence ATGAACAGAACTGTTCTGATAACTTTTATATTTCTTTTTCAATATCTGGTTTCAGCTTTTGATGCGTCTGCCCAGGAAAAGAATCCTGACATCATCCGAAATATGGCGATAGATGAATACTTTGGCCTTATTCTGTTTTACAGAACAGGATGCGGGTCATGCAATGAACAATACCCTGTGTTTCAGGATTTTGTTCGTTTTAACCAGTGGAAGCCTTTTAAAACCATTGATGTTCAAGACAATCCCTGGGCAGCTGTAAAGTTTGAAGTTGAAACAGTTCCAGAAATCTGGCTTGTAACAGAAGATGGAAAAATAATCCGCATATCTTCAGGATTTGCCCCGCCTGATTTAATCAGAAACAATATTTTATCAGCTTATTATAGAGCCTACGCATAA